A single window of [Clostridium] hylemonae DSM 15053 DNA harbors:
- the aspS gene encoding aspartate--tRNA(Asn) ligase, whose product MEFLTGVKEKDTLEISGLLKTEAGESVKVNGAVHTIRNMGTVAFVILRKREGLLQGVYEEGAADFDLKDLREADTIEIEGILEKNEKAPGGIEIRMKHLTVLGRPADDMMPLPISKWKLNTSLEAKLNYRSISLRNLRERAKFRIQEGLTRAFRDYLYGQGFTEIHTPKIGARSAEGGANLFRLDYFHRPAVLQQSPQLYKQMMVGVFDRVFETAPVFRAEKHNTKRHLNEYTSLDFEMGYIDSFEEIMAMETGYIQYAMALLAGEYAAELKTLDITLPDAAKIPAVRFDEIKEKVAEKYGRKIKNPFDLEPEEELLISRYALEEWGSDFVFVTHYPSRKRPFYAMDDPADTRYTLSFDLLFRGMEITTGGQRIHDHGMLKDKIAARGMTEDGLEQYLEAFRHGMPPHGGIGIGLERFTMKLAGEDNIRETTLFPRDLSRLEP is encoded by the coding sequence ATGGAATTTTTAACAGGTGTAAAAGAAAAAGATACGCTGGAGATCAGCGGACTGCTCAAGACAGAGGCAGGGGAGAGCGTGAAGGTAAACGGAGCGGTGCACACGATAAGAAACATGGGCACGGTCGCTTTCGTCATTCTCAGGAAGAGAGAAGGACTTCTGCAGGGGGTATATGAGGAGGGCGCCGCGGATTTTGACTTGAAGGACTTGAGAGAAGCAGATACAATTGAGATAGAAGGAATACTGGAGAAAAATGAAAAGGCTCCCGGCGGCATTGAGATCCGGATGAAGCATCTCACAGTTCTGGGCAGACCGGCAGATGATATGATGCCCCTTCCCATCTCAAAATGGAAACTGAACACATCGCTGGAAGCGAAACTCAACTACCGGTCCATATCCTTAAGAAATCTCAGGGAGAGGGCGAAGTTCAGAATACAGGAAGGTCTCACAAGGGCGTTCCGGGATTATCTGTACGGCCAGGGTTTTACAGAGATCCATACGCCGAAGATCGGCGCCAGGAGCGCGGAGGGCGGCGCCAACCTGTTCCGCCTCGATTACTTCCACAGGCCGGCGGTCCTGCAGCAGAGTCCGCAGCTTTATAAGCAGATGATGGTAGGCGTGTTTGACCGGGTATTTGAGACGGCGCCGGTGTTCCGTGCGGAAAAGCACAATACGAAGCGACATCTGAATGAGTATACGAGTCTTGATTTTGAGATGGGATATATCGACAGTTTTGAAGAGATCATGGCGATGGAGACGGGATATATCCAGTATGCCATGGCGCTGCTGGCGGGAGAGTACGCCGCTGAGCTTAAGACGCTTGACATTACACTGCCGGATGCGGCGAAGATCCCGGCGGTCCGCTTCGATGAGATCAAAGAAAAAGTGGCAGAAAAATATGGCCGTAAGATCAAGAATCCGTTTGATCTGGAACCGGAGGAGGAACTGCTGATCAGCCGTTACGCCCTGGAAGAGTGGGGGAGTGATTTTGTGTTTGTCACACACTATCCGTCCAGGAAAAGGCCGTTTTACGCCATGGATGATCCGGCGGACACGAGATATACGCTGAGCTTTGACCTGCTGTTTCGCGGCATGGAGATCACGACCGGCGGACAGCGCATCCACGATCACGGGATGCTAAAGGATAAGATCGCGGCGAGGGGTATGACGGAAGACGGTCTGGAGCAGTATCTGGAGGCGTTCAGGCACGGCATGCCGCCGCACGGAGGGATTGGGATCGGCCTGGAGCGTTTTACGATGAAGCTTGCAGGGGAAGACAACATCAGAGAGACTACGCTGTTCCCAAGAGATCTGAGCAGGCTGGAACCATAA
- the gatB gene encoding Asp-tRNA(Asn)/Glu-tRNA(Gln) amidotransferase subunit GatB has translation MSKQYETVIGLEVHVELATKTKIFCSCSTQFGGAPNTHTCPVCTGMPGSLPVLNKQVVEYAVAIGLAANCTITRECKFDRKNYFYPDNPQNYQISQLYLPIARDGHVEIEAGGKRKKIRIHEMHMEEDAGKLVHDEWDDTSLVDYNRSGVPLVEIVSEPDMRSAQEVTAYLEKLRTMIQYLGASDCRLQEGSMRVDVNLSVREAGTEKLGTRTEMKNLNSFKAVTRAIEGERQRQIELLEDGKEVVQETRRWDDNKEYSYAMRSKEDAQDYRYFPEPDLVPVVIDDEWTDRVRAGLPEFRDEKLKRYRKEFDIPQYDAEIITASKRLADIFEETTRLCGKPKKAANWLMVDTMRLLKEHGMEPEDITFSPVSLAELIRLADEGTINSTVAREVFEKVFEADVDPKLYVEERGLKTVSDEGALREAVSKVIENDPKAAADYRGGKEKALGALVGQTMKAMKGKADPALVSRLLKEML, from the coding sequence ATGTCAAAACAGTATGAGACAGTCATCGGGCTGGAAGTGCACGTAGAACTTGCCACAAAGACAAAGATATTCTGCTCCTGCAGCACACAATTCGGCGGTGCGCCCAACACACATACGTGTCCGGTATGTACGGGGATGCCGGGATCGCTGCCTGTGTTAAATAAGCAGGTAGTGGAGTATGCCGTGGCCATCGGGCTGGCGGCAAACTGTACGATAACGCGGGAGTGCAAGTTTGACCGGAAGAATTATTTTTATCCGGACAATCCGCAGAACTATCAGATATCCCAGCTGTATCTCCCTATCGCGAGGGATGGTCATGTGGAGATAGAGGCCGGCGGTAAGAGAAAGAAAATCCGTATCCATGAGATGCATATGGAGGAAGACGCCGGAAAGCTCGTCCACGATGAATGGGACGACACTTCTCTCGTTGATTACAACAGAAGCGGAGTGCCTCTCGTTGAGATCGTATCGGAACCGGATATGCGTTCTGCGCAGGAAGTCACCGCCTATCTGGAAAAGCTGCGCACAATGATACAGTATCTGGGCGCGTCCGACTGCAGACTCCAGGAAGGCTCCATGCGCGTGGATGTGAACCTGTCTGTCCGGGAGGCGGGTACAGAGAAGTTAGGGACAAGAACGGAAATGAAGAATCTGAACTCCTTCAAGGCGGTCACAAGGGCCATAGAAGGAGAGCGGCAGCGGCAGATCGAGCTGCTGGAAGACGGGAAAGAGGTCGTCCAGGAGACGAGAAGATGGGATGACAATAAAGAGTATTCTTATGCCATGCGTTCAAAAGAAGACGCGCAGGATTACAGATATTTTCCGGAGCCGGACCTTGTGCCCGTGGTGATAGACGACGAATGGACAGACCGCGTCCGCGCAGGCCTGCCGGAATTTAGAGATGAGAAACTTAAGCGGTACAGAAAAGAATTTGACATACCGCAGTATGATGCAGAGATCATCACAGCCTCCAAGCGGCTGGCAGATATATTCGAGGAGACGACCAGGCTGTGCGGCAAGCCGAAAAAGGCTGCCAACTGGCTCATGGTCGATACCATGCGCCTTCTGAAAGAGCACGGCATGGAACCGGAAGACATTACGTTTTCCCCTGTCAGTCTGGCAGAGCTTATCAGACTGGCAGATGAAGGTACGATCAACAGCACGGTTGCCAGAGAAGTATTTGAGAAAGTATTTGAAGCGGACGTGGATCCAAAGCTGTATGTGGAGGAGAGAGGATTAAAGACGGTGAGCGATGAAGGTGCGCTCCGGGAGGCTGTCTCCAAAGTGATAGAGAATGATCCGAAGGCGGCGGCCGATTACAGAGGCGGAAAGGAAAAAGCGCTCGGCGCGCTCGTGGGGCAGACGATGAAGGCCATGAAGGGTAAGGCAGATCCTGCTCTCGTCAGCAGACTGCTGAAAGAAATGCTGTAG
- the gatC gene encoding Asp-tRNA(Asn)/Glu-tRNA(Gln) amidotransferase subunit GatC, with translation MAYKISDETIEYAGILSKLELSGTEKEDAKADMEKMLDYIDTLNELDTEGIEPMSHVFPLNNVFRSDEAENGDGSAHTLANAPVQKEGSFVVPKTIG, from the coding sequence ATGGCTTATAAGATATCAGACGAGACGATCGAATACGCAGGGATTCTTTCCAAGCTGGAACTGTCCGGCACGGAGAAGGAAGATGCGAAAGCGGATATGGAAAAGATGCTTGATTATATTGATACATTGAATGAACTCGATACGGAAGGCATCGAACCGATGTCCCATGTGTTTCCGCTGAACAATGTTTTCCGAAGCGACGAGGCAGAGAATGGGGACGGGAGCGCGCATACGCTCGCCAATGCCCCAGTTCAGAAGGAAGGCAGCTTTGTAGTACCGAAAACAATAGGATAG
- a CDS encoding ClC family H(+)/Cl(-) exchange transporter, translated as MKKDTTTTIKRAERFQIILIGEGILVGGIAGLVVLLYRMCLENAGAWRNAILDYAGRSPARMAGWFLLLALMAVLTARLLKYEPMISGSGIPQLEGEMVGKLEQKWWKVLPAKFAGGFLCMLGGLALGREGPSIQIGAMVGKGVSKGLDRGKTEEKFLLTCGASAGLAAAFHAPLAGVMFSLEEVHKNFSVSVLLSVMTASLTADFLSSSVLGVDSVFQFDIVQALPQEYYGLILLLGVVLGILGAFYNWFTLKAQALYGKAKRLNTTGRIMIPFFCAGLLGFTAPELLGSGHSLIEYLTNEDVLLGTVLLVLAGRFLFSAVSFGSGAPGGIFFPLLVLGGYIGGAFATAGVQFFGLEPMYINNFVLLAMAGYFAAIVRAPLTGIILIFEMTGSLSQMMSLSMVSIVAYIVASLLRSKPIYESLLENLLKKQGEKVVQEHGQKILVNYVVRQGSRLEDVQISEISWPENCLLVAIQRGSQEIIPKGRTKLLVGDTIVTMTDERDRAVVHDKMERLCSDMF; from the coding sequence ATGAAGAAAGATACGACAACTACGATAAAACGTGCGGAACGTTTTCAGATAATTCTCATAGGGGAAGGCATACTTGTAGGGGGGATCGCTGGTCTTGTCGTTCTCTTGTACAGGATGTGCCTTGAGAACGCGGGAGCATGGCGCAATGCCATCCTTGACTATGCCGGGCGGTCGCCCGCGCGCATGGCGGGATGGTTTCTGCTCCTGGCGCTGATGGCCGTGCTCACGGCCAGACTGCTGAAATACGAACCGATGATTTCGGGAAGCGGTATCCCGCAGCTGGAAGGCGAGATGGTGGGAAAGCTGGAGCAAAAGTGGTGGAAGGTACTGCCTGCGAAGTTCGCAGGCGGTTTCTTATGTATGCTGGGCGGTCTGGCCCTCGGGCGGGAGGGCCCGTCCATCCAGATAGGCGCCATGGTAGGGAAGGGAGTGTCCAAAGGACTTGACCGCGGGAAGACAGAGGAGAAGTTTCTGCTCACGTGCGGCGCCAGCGCCGGTCTGGCGGCGGCGTTTCACGCGCCTCTGGCAGGTGTCATGTTCTCGCTGGAAGAGGTGCACAAGAACTTTTCCGTCTCGGTGCTCCTGTCTGTCATGACTGCGTCGCTTACGGCGGATTTTCTGAGCTCTAGCGTGCTCGGCGTGGACTCGGTCTTCCAGTTTGATATCGTACAGGCGCTTCCTCAGGAATATTACGGCCTTATTTTGCTGCTCGGCGTCGTGCTCGGCATCCTGGGGGCGTTCTACAACTGGTTTACGCTGAAGGCGCAGGCGCTGTACGGCAAGGCGAAGCGCCTGAATACGACGGGCAGGATCATGATACCGTTTTTCTGTGCAGGACTGCTCGGTTTTACCGCGCCGGAGCTTCTGGGAAGCGGACATTCTCTCATCGAATATCTGACGAATGAAGATGTTCTGCTCGGCACAGTATTGCTCGTTCTGGCCGGAAGGTTTCTCTTTTCCGCGGTCAGCTTCGGCTCCGGCGCACCGGGAGGGATCTTTTTTCCTCTGCTCGTGCTGGGCGGATATATCGGAGGCGCGTTCGCCACGGCAGGTGTGCAGTTCTTCGGACTGGAACCGATGTATATCAATAATTTTGTACTGCTTGCGATGGCGGGATATTTTGCGGCCATCGTGCGCGCGCCGCTGACGGGGATCATACTCATTTTCGAGATGACAGGCTCGCTGAGCCAGATGATGTCGCTGTCCATGGTATCCATCGTGGCTTATATCGTGGCTTCTCTGCTGCGCTCCAAGCCGATCTATGAAAGCCTGCTTGAAAATCTGCTCAAAAAGCAGGGAGAGAAGGTTGTGCAGGAGCATGGGCAGAAGATACTCGTGAACTATGTAGTCAGACAGGGCTCCAGGCTTGAGGATGTACAGATCAGCGAGATAAGCTGGCCGGAAAACTGTCTGCTCGTTGCCATTCAGAGAGGATCTCAGGAGATCATCCCAAAGGGAAGGACAAAGCTGCTGGTTGGTGATACGATAGTGACGATGACGGATGAAAGGGACAGAGCGGTGGTCCATGACAAGATGGAACGGCTGTGCAGCGATATGTTCTGA
- the gatA gene encoding Asp-tRNA(Asn)/Glu-tRNA(Gln) amidotransferase subunit GatA, producing the protein MDIMSMTAVELGKKIKAGELSAEEAVEAAFLRIEKTEKDVHGFLALDKERALKRARQVQIQIKEGTMTAPLAGVPAGIKDNLCTAGMKTTCASRMLENFIPAYTAEAVRRLEQCGVIVIGKTNMDEFAMGSTTETSYFGVTRNPWNLHHVPGGSSGGSCAAVAAAECSFALGSDTGGSIRQPSSFCGVTGIKPTYGTVSRSGLIAYASSLDQIGPVARDVTDCAVILEAIAGYDKKDSTSMAREHYGFAEALTDDVKGLRIGIPRDYLGKGLNAEVKETVLRAAEVLEERGAHVEEFDLSLTEYAIPAYYVIASAEASSNLARFDGVKYGYRSPEGGGLHSMYKKTRSEGFGAEVKRRIMLGSFVLSSGYYDAYYLKALRVKALIKQAFDRAFGQYDVILGPASPATAPELGSSLGDPLKMYLGDIYTVSVNLAGLPGISVPAGHDSKGLPIGVQLIGDCFREDNIIRAAYAYECATEKKYVRTAPSGAPVTEEAAEGRG; encoded by the coding sequence ATGGACATCATGAGTATGACAGCGGTTGAGCTGGGAAAGAAAATAAAGGCAGGTGAGCTGTCGGCCGAAGAGGCGGTGGAAGCGGCATTTCTGCGCATTGAGAAGACGGAGAAGGATGTGCACGGCTTTCTCGCGCTTGATAAGGAAAGAGCGCTGAAGCGGGCCCGACAGGTTCAAATACAGATAAAAGAGGGAACAATGACAGCCCCGCTCGCGGGAGTGCCGGCCGGGATAAAGGACAATTTGTGCACGGCCGGAATGAAGACGACATGCGCGTCCAGGATGCTTGAAAACTTTATCCCGGCATACACGGCCGAAGCGGTGCGCAGACTGGAACAATGCGGTGTTATCGTCATAGGAAAGACGAATATGGATGAATTTGCCATGGGCAGCACGACGGAGACTTCTTACTTTGGAGTGACTCGAAACCCGTGGAATCTGCATCATGTGCCCGGAGGTTCCTCAGGAGGCTCCTGTGCGGCTGTTGCGGCGGCAGAGTGCAGCTTTGCGCTCGGGTCCGACACGGGAGGTTCCATCCGGCAGCCGAGTTCCTTCTGCGGCGTGACAGGGATCAAGCCGACGTACGGCACCGTATCGCGCAGCGGACTTATCGCCTACGCTTCTTCTCTGGATCAGATCGGTCCGGTGGCAAGAGATGTGACAGACTGTGCCGTTATCCTGGAAGCGATCGCGGGATATGACAAAAAAGACAGCACCTCTATGGCGAGAGAACACTATGGTTTCGCAGAAGCGCTGACAGATGATGTAAAGGGGCTTAGAATCGGGATTCCAAGAGACTATCTCGGAAAAGGGCTCAACGCAGAGGTGAAAGAGACCGTGCTCAGGGCCGCGGAAGTGCTGGAGGAGAGAGGGGCGCATGTGGAGGAATTTGATCTGAGTCTGACGGAATATGCCATTCCGGCTTATTATGTCATTGCTTCCGCAGAAGCCAGCTCTAATCTCGCCCGTTTTGACGGGGTGAAATACGGTTACCGTTCACCGGAGGGCGGCGGACTTCACAGCATGTATAAGAAGACACGTTCAGAAGGGTTTGGCGCAGAAGTTAAGCGCAGGATCATGCTCGGCTCCTTTGTGCTCAGTTCCGGTTATTACGACGCGTATTATCTGAAAGCGCTGCGGGTAAAAGCGCTTATAAAGCAGGCGTTTGACAGAGCGTTTGGACAGTATGATGTCATACTGGGGCCGGCGTCTCCGGCGACGGCGCCGGAGCTTGGCAGCAGTCTGGGCGACCCGCTTAAAATGTATCTTGGAGATATATACACAGTTTCCGTGAACCTGGCCGGCCTGCCGGGCATAAGCGTGCCTGCGGGTCATGACAGCAAAGGGCTGCCGATAGGCGTTCAGCTGATCGGGGACTGCTTCAGGGAAGATAATATCATCCGCGCGGCTTACGCGTACGAATGCGCGACTGAGAAAAAATATGTGAGGACAGCGCCGTCCGGTGCACCAGTCACAGAAGAAGCGGCAGAAGGGAGAGGATAA